The Acidimicrobiales bacterium genome has a segment encoding these proteins:
- a CDS encoding NUDIX domain-containing protein: MDRHVPPGMPDDGWRGRRAARVVLIDAAKRVLLLRASDPGRPDGGSWWEIPGGGQDPGETSEIAAARELYEETGIVDAEIGPCVWEQHCQFQFGPYQFDQRERVHVAWCGIEDTIEPAHLEPLEAMAFSGSHWWSLDELLESDVATLPPNLRQHLPDLIEGRLPDPPINIGDIDF, translated from the coding sequence ATGGATCGACACGTGCCACCGGGGATGCCCGACGACGGGTGGCGAGGCCGTCGAGCCGCCCGGGTGGTCCTGATCGATGCGGCCAAGCGGGTGCTGCTGCTGCGGGCCTCGGATCCGGGGCGCCCCGACGGCGGTTCCTGGTGGGAGATCCCCGGCGGCGGCCAGGATCCCGGTGAGACGAGTGAGATCGCCGCCGCCCGCGAGCTCTACGAGGAGACCGGCATCGTCGACGCCGAGATCGGCCCGTGCGTGTGGGAGCAGCACTGCCAGTTCCAGTTCGGTCCCTACCAGTTCGATCAGCGTGAACGGGTGCACGTGGCCTGGTGCGGTATCGAGGACACGATCGAGCCGGCGCACCTGGAACCGCTCGAGGCGATGGCGTTCAGCGGGTCGCACTGGTGGAGCCTCGACGAGCTGCTCGAGAGCGATGTCGCCACCCTGCCGCCCAACCTGCGCCAGCACCTCCCCGACCTCATCGAGGGTCGCCTCCCCGATCCCCCGATCAACATCGGCGACATCGACTTCTGA
- a CDS encoding SCO family protein, whose protein sequence is MRRWYAPLMVAVVLLGACAGDDSGSAAGASGNDDDTPFEAVPLAEGTPKPDFTLLDTEGNEFDFLEETAGSTTLLFFGYTSCPDICPPHLAQAAQALDKPGAPSNVEVVFVSVDPERDTPQVIRDFLDSFDTDFIGLTGDPEALYQAQIDTGIPPAVIEEPDADGEYLVGHSGEMRGYAPNGLGYVTFPFGTRQSEMYHDIKILDSLRTLDDTP, encoded by the coding sequence ATGCGCAGGTGGTACGCCCCGCTCATGGTGGCCGTCGTCCTGCTCGGAGCCTGCGCGGGCGACGACTCCGGATCCGCCGCCGGTGCCTCCGGAAACGACGACGACACCCCGTTCGAGGCGGTCCCCCTGGCCGAGGGAACCCCCAAGCCCGACTTCACCCTCCTCGATACCGAGGGCAACGAGTTCGACTTCCTCGAGGAGACGGCCGGTAGCACGACGTTGCTGTTCTTCGGCTACACCAGCTGCCCCGACATCTGCCCACCCCACCTCGCCCAGGCCGCCCAGGCCCTCGACAAGCCGGGTGCACCCAGCAACGTGGAGGTCGTGTTCGTCTCGGTCGACCCCGAGCGCGACACCCCCCAGGTCATCCGCGACTTTCTCGACTCGTTCGACACCGACTTCATCGGCCTCACCGGCGATCCTGAAGCGCTCTACCAAGCTCAGATCGACACGGGGATCCCTCCGGCGGTCATCGAGGAGCCCGACGCCGACGGCGAGTACCTCGTCGGTCACTCGGGTGAGATGCGGGGCTATGCACCGAACGGGCTCGGCTACGTGACCTTCCCGTTTGGGACCCGCCAGAGCGAGATGTACCACGACATCAAGATCCTCGACAGCTTGCGAACACTCGATGACACGCCGTAG
- a CDS encoding copper chaperone PCu(A)C, with translation MTRRSRPFLPIAGLLLGVSLLVGCGDDDAGDQSNDGTVEVTGASIALPAGPNTAIYFTIENAGGDDRLVEARTEVGSAELHETSAGDDGLMRMQPIEGVDIPAGDTVTFQAGGLHVMVFDVAELEEGDTVPVELVFEEMGTITVDATVTSYADVAEG, from the coding sequence ATGACACGCCGTAGCCGCCCCTTCCTCCCCATCGCCGGCTTGCTGCTCGGCGTGTCGCTCCTCGTCGGTTGTGGCGACGACGACGCTGGCGACCAATCGAACGATGGGACTGTCGAGGTCACCGGTGCCTCGATCGCCCTCCCGGCCGGTCCCAACACCGCCATCTACTTCACCATCGAGAACGCTGGTGGCGACGATCGCCTCGTCGAGGCACGCACCGAGGTCGGCTCCGCCGAGCTCCACGAGACAAGCGCTGGCGACGATGGTCTGATGCGCATGCAACCGATCGAAGGCGTCGACATCCCTGCGGGCGACACCGTCACCTTCCAGGCGGGCGGACTGCACGTCATGGTCTTCGACGTCGCCGAGCTCGAGGAGGGCGACACCGTGCCCGTCGAGCTCGTGTTCGAGGAGATGGGTACCATCACCGTCGATGCGACGGTCACGTCGTATGCCGACGTCGCCGAGGGCTGA
- a CDS encoding c-type cytochrome, whose translation MLVALVVLGACSDGDTPASRGRAVAQDVGCLGCHSTGTDERLGPGLGGIWGEERTFADGSTRVVDEEYLRRSILEPGSQVVAGFDPIMPQLALSDAELDEVVAYLRDVAGG comes from the coding sequence ATGCTGGTCGCGCTCGTGGTGCTCGGAGCGTGCAGCGATGGCGACACACCCGCCAGTCGAGGCCGAGCGGTCGCCCAGGACGTCGGCTGTCTTGGCTGTCACTCCACCGGAACCGACGAGCGGCTCGGTCCTGGTCTTGGTGGCATCTGGGGTGAGGAACGAACCTTCGCCGATGGTTCCACGCGAGTGGTCGACGAGGAGTACCTGCGCCGTTCGATTCTCGAACCGGGTTCACAGGTCGTCGCCGGATTCGATCCGATCATGCCCCAGCTCGCTCTGTCCGATGCGGAGCTCGACGAGGTCGTGGCGTATCTTCGTGATGTCGCCGGTGGCTGA
- a CDS encoding cytochrome c oxidase assembly protein, which translates to MTITEPWSWSFRAYPGIWLSVLFLLVPYLIVMIRRTGPNPDRGRRIGFFVAGVAIYWIATDWPLGTLGSSYLASVHMVQYLLYSLGAAPLILLGIPEWMARRILGRLRLYRAVRLMSRPLAAGLVFNAVLVVTHAPLTVDTLRSSQFGSFGLDLMWLLAGLLFWMPVISPMPELRPVSYGARMVYLFLAGQVIPMIPGGFLTFSDFPLYSTYELAPRIGGFSASHDQALAGVLMKLGGMPVVWGTMLALMIKWARSEGHMADTRPRSKSKAEPAT; encoded by the coding sequence GTGACCATCACCGAGCCGTGGAGCTGGTCGTTCCGGGCCTACCCCGGCATCTGGCTGTCGGTGCTGTTCCTGCTCGTGCCGTACCTGATCGTCATGATCCGGCGCACCGGCCCCAACCCCGATCGAGGCCGTCGGATCGGCTTCTTCGTCGCTGGCGTCGCCATCTACTGGATCGCCACCGACTGGCCCCTCGGCACGCTCGGGTCTAGCTACCTGGCCAGCGTCCACATGGTCCAGTACCTGCTCTACAGCTTGGGCGCAGCGCCGCTGATCCTGCTCGGGATCCCCGAGTGGATGGCCCGGCGCATCCTCGGCCGGTTGCGTCTCTACCGGGCGGTGCGGCTCATGTCGCGCCCGCTCGCCGCCGGACTCGTCTTCAACGCCGTGCTGGTGGTGACCCACGCGCCCCTCACCGTCGACACCCTGCGCTCCAGCCAGTTCGGCTCGTTCGGGCTCGACCTGATGTGGTTGCTCGCCGGTCTGCTGTTCTGGATGCCGGTCATCTCGCCGATGCCGGAGCTGCGGCCCGTGTCCTACGGCGCCCGCATGGTCTATCTGTTCCTGGCCGGACAGGTGATCCCCATGATCCCCGGCGGGTTTCTCACCTTCTCGGACTTCCCGCTGTACTCGACCTACGAGCTGGCGCCGCGCATTGGTGGCTTCTCGGCCAGCCACGACCAAGCACTGGCTGGTGTCCTGATGAAGCTCGGTGGCATGCCGGTCGTGTGGGGGACCATGCTCGCCCTCATGATCAAGTGGGCTCGCAGCGAGGGCCACATGGCCGACACCAGGCCCAGGTCCAAGTCCAAGGCCGAACCCGCCACCTGA
- a CDS encoding SRPBCC family protein yields the protein MASYETTAETALGIDEVFAYLSDFANTADWDPGVVEAEHLDDADTELGLGSRFRVVTSTAGSRQSLEYEITEWDPPHRMVLVGTTPRLRSIDTLTFAATEGGGTRVTYHADLALLGPSRVADPVLHVAFQVIGRRAAQGLREVLADG from the coding sequence ATGGCGTCGTATGAGACCACCGCCGAGACGGCACTGGGCATCGACGAGGTCTTCGCGTACCTGTCGGACTTCGCCAACACCGCCGACTGGGACCCGGGTGTGGTCGAGGCCGAGCACCTCGACGACGCCGACACCGAGCTCGGGCTCGGCAGCCGGTTCCGGGTGGTCACCTCCACCGCGGGCAGCCGTCAGAGCCTCGAGTACGAGATCACCGAGTGGGACCCACCCCACCGCATGGTCCTGGTCGGCACGACCCCCCGGCTGCGCTCGATCGACACCTTGACCTTCGCGGCCACCGAGGGCGGCGGTACCCGTGTCACCTACCACGCCGATCTGGCGCTGCTCGGCCCGTCGCGTGTCGCCGATCCGGTGCTGCACGTGGCGTTCCAGGTCATCGGCCGGCGTGCCGCGCAGGGCCTGCGCGAGGTCCTCGCCGACGGGTGA
- a CDS encoding fasciclin domain-containing protein, whose amino-acid sequence MLRPRALRIVALTAALVVVGAACAEDEQSLIVTGENPATAPRDVVETIVEGGYTTLTGGIDAAGLGDDLSGEGPFTIFAPTDAAFEDLPDGLLATLLDDANTALLADLLRHHVVEGNHTSASLLELGQVTSLEGSTISVEATEEPAADEGVDPTTIIEVDDQAELTIADTIATNGIVHEVDQVLVPASLEDDIDEVLDSIPEPVDALSTLEDMGDFDTFLTLIEDDALDPELIGILTGSGPFTLFAPTDAAFEALTTDQAAALDTDPDLLETVLMFHVVDRPVLTEEVSVQMYLTTLGGEGARLANDGEATFTFAGVPLAETDIAATNGVVHVVDSLLVPDVAKGPAGL is encoded by the coding sequence ATGCTGCGCCCCCGTGCCCTTCGAATCGTCGCCCTGACCGCCGCGCTGGTCGTGGTCGGCGCTGCCTGCGCCGAGGACGAGCAGTCGCTGATCGTCACCGGCGAGAACCCCGCCACCGCACCCCGCGACGTGGTGGAGACGATCGTCGAAGGCGGCTACACGACCTTGACCGGCGGCATCGACGCTGCCGGACTCGGCGACGACCTGTCGGGCGAAGGACCCTTCACCATCTTCGCCCCCACCGACGCCGCCTTCGAGGACCTGCCCGACGGCCTGCTCGCCACGCTGCTCGACGACGCCAACACCGCGCTGCTGGCCGACCTCCTCCGTCACCACGTCGTCGAGGGCAACCACACCTCGGCCTCGCTGCTCGAGCTCGGTCAGGTCACCAGCCTGGAAGGGTCCACCATCTCGGTCGAGGCGACCGAGGAGCCCGCCGCTGACGAAGGGGTCGACCCCACCACCATCATCGAGGTGGACGACCAGGCCGAGTTGACCATCGCCGACACCATCGCCACCAACGGCATCGTCCACGAGGTCGACCAGGTGCTGGTCCCGGCATCGCTCGAGGACGACATCGACGAGGTGCTCGACTCGATCCCCGAGCCGGTCGACGCGCTCTCCACCCTCGAGGACATGGGCGACTTCGACACCTTCCTCACCCTCATCGAGGACGATGCCCTCGATCCCGAACTGATCGGCATCCTGACCGGTTCCGGCCCGTTCACGCTGTTCGCGCCGACCGATGCCGCCTTCGAAGCGCTCACCACCGACCAGGCCGCGGCCCTCGACACCGACCCAGACCTGCTCGAGACGGTGCTGATGTTCCATGTCGTCGATCGCCCCGTCCTGACCGAGGAGGTGTCGGTACAGATGTACCTCACCACCCTCGGGGGCGAAGGAGCCCGACTGGCAAACGACGGGGAGGCCACCTTCACCTTCGCCGGCGTCCCGCTGGCCGAGACCGACATCGCGGCCACCAACGGGGTCGTCCACGTGGTCGACAGCCTGCTGGTGCCCGACGTGGCCAAGGGCCCCGCAGGGCTCTGA
- a CDS encoding alpha-1,4-glucan--maltose-1-phosphate maltosyltransferase — translation MPPSTGSPGVPRDPTRVVVEGVTPQVDAGRFAAKCSVGEPFVVEADVFTDGHDLVAAALWVRGPGSEATTEIPMEPMVNDRFTAQVVPDRLGRWAYTVVGWVDHFETWKDGTGRKVEAGQDVEVELQIGAALVSAAAERASGPDEAVLADAATAFDAGRSDPLADTEVSAAMRRWAEREPVVRHARTLEVVVERQRARHGAWYELFPRSTSAEPGRSGSLRDAAKRVPYVADMGFDVLYLPPIHPIGTTFRKGPNNSVEPSPGDPGSPWAIGSPDGGHTAIDPDLGTFDDLSFLVEEAESHHLEVALDLAFQCSPDHPWVTEHPQWFRHRPDGTIQYAENPPKKYQDIYPIDFESDDWEALWDALADVVRFWIDRGIRIFRVDNPHTKPFRFWEWLIRTIHDEHPGTIFLSEAFTRPKVMYQLAKLGFSQSYTYFAWRQSAWELRGYFTELTTRPVVDFFRPNAWPNTPDILTEQLQHGGRPVFIQRLVLAATLSANYGVYGPAFELVEQVAVRAGSEEYLDSEKYQQRTWDLEAPHSLRGLIAMVNRIRHDHLALQQDRTLRFHPTDNDALLCYSKTTYDGSDPILVVVNVDPEHRQAGWVDLDLDSLGLPHDRPFEVHDLLGGARYSWVGANNFVELDPQSLPAHIFSVVALSGAEPDPSRVT, via the coding sequence ATGCCTCCTTCGACCGGATCCCCAGGAGTGCCGCGCGACCCGACGCGGGTGGTGGTCGAGGGTGTCACCCCACAGGTTGATGCCGGTCGCTTCGCGGCCAAGTGCTCCGTGGGCGAGCCATTCGTCGTCGAAGCCGACGTGTTCACCGACGGCCACGACCTGGTCGCCGCCGCGCTGTGGGTGCGGGGCCCGGGCTCGGAGGCGACCACCGAGATCCCCATGGAACCGATGGTGAACGACCGCTTCACCGCCCAGGTCGTGCCAGACCGACTCGGACGATGGGCCTACACCGTCGTCGGCTGGGTCGACCACTTCGAGACCTGGAAGGACGGCACCGGTCGCAAGGTCGAGGCCGGACAAGATGTCGAGGTCGAGCTCCAGATCGGCGCCGCGCTCGTGTCCGCCGCCGCCGAACGGGCCAGCGGGCCCGACGAAGCCGTGCTCGCCGACGCCGCCACCGCCTTCGACGCCGGGCGGAGCGACCCGCTCGCCGACACCGAGGTCTCGGCGGCCATGCGCCGGTGGGCCGAGCGTGAGCCCGTCGTTCGCCACGCCCGCACCCTCGAGGTGGTCGTCGAGCGCCAACGCGCCCGTCACGGGGCCTGGTACGAGCTCTTCCCTCGCTCGACCTCAGCGGAGCCCGGTCGCTCCGGCTCCCTCCGCGACGCCGCCAAGCGGGTCCCCTACGTCGCCGACATGGGCTTCGACGTCCTCTACCTGCCACCCATCCACCCCATCGGCACCACCTTCCGCAAGGGCCCCAACAACTCGGTCGAGCCCTCGCCCGGCGACCCGGGCAGCCCCTGGGCGATCGGGTCTCCCGACGGCGGGCACACCGCCATCGACCCCGACCTCGGCACCTTCGACGACCTCTCCTTCCTGGTCGAGGAGGCCGAGTCGCACCACCTAGAGGTGGCCCTCGACCTGGCGTTCCAGTGCTCGCCCGACCACCCCTGGGTCACCGAGCACCCCCAGTGGTTTCGGCACCGCCCCGACGGCACGATCCAGTACGCCGAGAACCCGCCCAAGAAGTACCAGGACATCTACCCGATCGACTTCGAGTCCGACGACTGGGAGGCGCTGTGGGACGCGCTCGCCGACGTCGTGCGGTTCTGGATCGACCGCGGCATCCGCATCTTCCGGGTCGACAACCCCCACACCAAGCCGTTCCGGTTCTGGGAGTGGCTGATCCGCACCATCCACGACGAGCACCCCGGCACCATCTTCTTGTCCGAGGCCTTCACCCGACCCAAGGTGATGTACCAGCTGGCCAAGCTGGGCTTCAGCCAGTCCTACACCTATTTCGCCTGGCGCCAGAGCGCGTGGGAACTGCGCGGATACTTCACCGAGCTCACCACCAGACCGGTCGTCGACTTCTTCCGCCCGAACGCCTGGCCCAACACCCCCGACATCCTCACCGAGCAGCTCCAGCACGGTGGCCGCCCGGTGTTCATCCAACGTCTCGTGCTCGCCGCCACCTTGTCGGCGAACTACGGGGTCTACGGTCCGGCGTTCGAGCTGGTCGAACAGGTCGCGGTACGGGCGGGAAGCGAGGAGTACCTCGACTCCGAGAAGTATCAGCAGCGCACCTGGGACCTCGAGGCGCCCCACAGCCTCCGCGGCCTCATCGCCATGGTGAACCGAATCCGCCACGACCACCTGGCCCTCCAACAGGACCGCACCCTGCGGTTCCACCCCACCGACAACGACGCGCTCCTGTGCTACTCCAAGACCACCTACGACGGATCCGACCCGATTCTGGTGGTCGTCAACGTCGACCCCGAGCATCGCCAGGCCGGATGGGTCGACCTCGACCTCGACTCGCTCGGCCTCCCCCACGACCGGCCGTTCGAGGTTCACGACCTGCTCGGCGGGGCACGCTACAGCTGGGTCGGCGCCAACAACTTCGTCGAGCTCGATCCCCAGAGCCTGCCCGCCCACATCTTCTCGGTGGTGGCACTGTCGGGTGCCGAGCCTGACCCCTCGCGGGTCACTTGA